One window of the Chryseotalea sp. WA131a genome contains the following:
- a CDS encoding TerC family protein, with product MEIFLKADTWLALLTLCFLEIVLGIDNIIFISIVSNKLPEHQRQRARNLGLFLAMFVRIIFLLCITWIIQFKEPLFAVNDFMPDFLINFFQFDGNHTFSGRDLILGFGGLFLIAKSTMEINHEMEGDEEEELGGGKTKGVTLTGTIVQIILLDIIFSFDSILTAIGIVSEVSLMIIAVIISIGVMMFFSGAISKFIQKHPSMEVLALGFLILIGFMLFLEALHQEIPKGYVYFAVAFSLLIEFTNIRVRNKRKSKTKPVKLHKTYTEEEAKKAIEE from the coding sequence ATGGAAATCTTTCTAAAAGCCGATACTTGGCTTGCATTGCTCACTTTGTGCTTTCTTGAAATCGTTTTGGGGATTGACAATATCATCTTCATTTCTATTGTTTCGAACAAATTGCCCGAACATCAGCGGCAACGTGCGCGCAATTTGGGTTTATTTTTGGCCATGTTTGTGAGGATCATCTTCTTGCTATGCATTACTTGGATTATTCAATTTAAGGAACCGCTCTTTGCCGTTAATGATTTCATGCCCGATTTCCTGATCAACTTCTTTCAGTTTGATGGCAACCATACTTTTAGCGGTCGTGATTTGATTTTAGGATTTGGTGGACTTTTTCTAATCGCAAAAAGCACCATGGAAATCAATCATGAAATGGAGGGTGACGAAGAAGAGGAACTTGGTGGGGGCAAAACAAAAGGTGTAACCTTAACGGGAACGATTGTCCAAATCATTTTGCTCGACATCATTTTTTCTTTTGACTCCATCCTTACCGCCATCGGTATTGTATCGGAAGTATCCCTCATGATCATTGCTGTGATTATTTCCATAGGTGTAATGATGTTTTTCTCCGGTGCCATCAGCAAGTTTATCCAAAAGCATCCATCTATGGAAGTATTGGCACTAGGCTTCTTGATCCTCATTGGTTTTATGTTATTCTTAGAAGCATTGCACCAAGAGATACCGAAAGGCTATGTTTATTTTGCCGTGGCCTTCTCTTTGTTGATTGAGTTCACGAACATTCGCGTTAGAAACAAGCGAAAGAGTAAAACCAAACCCGTAAAGCTACACAAAACCTACACCGAAGAAGAGGCAAAAAAGGCCATCGAAGAATAA
- a CDS encoding putative metal-dependent hydrolase — MTQDLRYPIGKFQSKESFSSDEVKSFIHRIALAPIQYEKELSSLSDAQLDTPYREGGWTIRQVVHHVADSHMNAYIRIKWALTENNPVIKAYDEKEWANTPETKAPPTLSLNLLKALHEKIVQLASQLSEDELAKTFTHPETKRQIRLDQLLGTYAWHGEHHLAHITTLKQKMGW; from the coding sequence ATGACACAAGACCTTCGCTACCCCATTGGAAAATTCCAATCGAAAGAGAGTTTCTCATCTGATGAAGTTAAATCTTTTATACATAGGATTGCGCTTGCGCCCATTCAATACGAAAAAGAATTATCCTCTTTGAGCGATGCTCAACTAGATACGCCCTATCGAGAAGGTGGTTGGACGATACGTCAAGTGGTTCATCATGTAGCCGATAGCCACATGAATGCCTACATTCGTATCAAGTGGGCACTCACTGAAAATAACCCAGTCATAAAAGCATATGATGAAAAAGAGTGGGCCAACACGCCCGAAACAAAGGCGCCTCCAACTCTTTCGCTCAATCTCTTAAAAGCACTTCACGAAAAAATCGTACAACTGGCCAGTCAATTATCCGAGGATGAATTAGCCAAAACATTTACGCATCCAGAAACAAAGCGTCAAATTCGCTTAGATCAGTTATTAGGTACCTATGCATGGCACGGAGAGCATCACTTGGCCCATATTACTACCCTAAAACAAAAAATGGGTTGGTAA
- a CDS encoding alpha/beta fold hydrolase, which produces MNTYQQPAVLFNRHLETIYPAIFRKVHSIDYQRERISTPDNDFLDLDWLRKGSRKLVVISHGLEGNSHRAYVKGMAKAFYDQGFDALAWNYRGCSQEMNRQLRFYHSGATDDLDLVVTHASKNYDEIYLIGFSLGGNLTLKYVGERRDQINPTIKKASAFSVPIHLHSSCIQISKPGNWLYTDRFLKSLQAKVAAKSKQMKGLDLSHFKKIKTLMDFDECYTAPIHGFASAIDYYQKSSAINFLNGIRIPTLLVNAQNDPFLSNECFLKSNDNPYLKFESPQYGGHVGFSLFDKSGLYWSELRALDFING; this is translated from the coding sequence ATGAATACTTATCAGCAGCCTGCCGTTCTTTTCAATCGACACCTCGAAACAATCTACCCTGCCATTTTTCGAAAAGTTCATTCCATTGACTATCAGCGCGAGCGCATTTCAACTCCCGATAACGATTTTCTGGATTTAGATTGGCTGAGAAAAGGTTCAAGAAAATTGGTTGTTATCTCACATGGGTTGGAAGGCAATTCACATCGCGCTTACGTGAAGGGAATGGCCAAAGCATTTTACGACCAAGGCTTTGACGCATTGGCCTGGAATTACCGAGGGTGCAGCCAAGAAATGAATAGGCAACTTCGGTTCTATCACAGCGGTGCAACAGACGATTTGGATCTAGTAGTTACCCATGCTTCAAAAAACTATGACGAAATATATTTAATTGGTTTCAGCCTGGGCGGAAACTTGACCTTGAAGTATGTTGGAGAAAGACGAGATCAAATCAATCCCACAATCAAAAAAGCATCGGCCTTTTCGGTGCCCATCCATTTGCATTCCAGTTGTATCCAAATTTCAAAGCCAGGCAATTGGCTTTACACCGACCGGTTTTTGAAGAGCTTACAGGCCAAAGTAGCTGCCAAATCCAAACAAATGAAAGGGCTCGATCTTTCGCATTTCAAAAAAATCAAAACGCTTATGGATTTTGATGAATGTTATACGGCTCCGATTCATGGTTTTGCCAGTGCTATTGACTACTATCAAAAATCAAGCGCAATCAATTTCCTTAACGGTATCCGCATCCCCACCTTATTGGTAAATGCACAAAATGATCCATTCCTGAGCAATGAATGTTTTCTTAAAAGCAATGACAATCCATACTTAAAATTTGAAAGCCCGCAGTATGGTGGGCACGTTGGTTTTTCGCTCTTTGATAAAAGTGGGCTATATTGGTCGGAATTACGAGCCCTCGATTTTATAAATGGTTGA
- a CDS encoding SOS response-associated peptidase, protein MVERFSIGVTAASLADRYKVEEPIFLPKYNGAPTQLFPVLTSETPQGFSFFYWGVAPEWAKNKSMAERLINVRAEQIAERPVLKKSLLNYRCIIPSDGFYAWKKVGKKTSIPWRIFPKTKSILSIAGFWEEYDDEEDSSFHTFTIITQASSAFAATITERMPLYLSKEEEKIWLDKNSEETVLLKLIQQPEPLELDGFTVSPQLSNVAFDKPSLHLPMPAADQYGNLTLFN, encoded by the coding sequence ATGGTTGAACGATTTTCTATTGGCGTTACTGCTGCTTCGCTTGCAGACCGCTACAAGGTGGAAGAACCGATCTTTTTGCCAAAATACAATGGTGCACCCACCCAACTTTTTCCGGTACTCACCAGTGAAACACCGCAAGGTTTTTCCTTCTTCTATTGGGGGGTAGCTCCCGAATGGGCCAAAAACAAATCAATGGCCGAGCGATTGATTAATGTTCGGGCCGAGCAGATTGCCGAGCGACCTGTGTTAAAAAAATCGTTGCTCAACTATCGATGCATAATTCCTTCGGATGGGTTTTATGCTTGGAAGAAAGTTGGTAAAAAGACTTCCATTCCGTGGCGAATTTTTCCAAAGACCAAATCTATTTTATCGATTGCAGGCTTTTGGGAGGAGTATGATGATGAAGAGGATAGCAGCTTTCACACCTTTACCATCATTACACAAGCGAGCTCAGCCTTCGCGGCTACCATCACCGAACGGATGCCTCTTTATTTATCAAAAGAAGAGGAGAAAATTTGGTTGGATAAAAATTCGGAAGAAACAGTTTTGCTAAAACTCATCCAGCAACCCGAACCACTGGAACTTGATGGGTTTACAGTATCGCCTCAACTCAGTAATGTTGCATTTGATAAGCCATCACTGCATTTGCCGATGCCGGCTGCCGATCAATACGGCAATCTGACCTTGTTCAATTAA
- a CDS encoding pyruvate dehydrogenase complex E1 component subunit beta, with protein MREIQFREALREAMSEEMRRDPSVFLMGEEVAEYNGAYKVSQGMLDEFGPKRVIDTPIAELGFGGIGVGAAMNGIRPIVEFMTFNFSLVAIDQIINSAAKMLSMSGGQFNIPIVFRGPTGNAGMLSSQHSQNFENWFANTPGLKVVVPFTPYDAKGLLKTSIRDNDPVIFMESELMYGDKGEVPTEEYLIPIGVADIKRAGTDVTIVSFGKIMKVVLAAAIELEKEGISVEVIDLRSVRPIDYATVVESVKKTNRLVVVEEAWPLAAISSEITYHVQKHAFDYLDAPIHRINSLDVPLPYAPTLIDEILPSVARTVKAVKAVMYRD; from the coding sequence ATGAGGGAAATTCAGTTTAGAGAAGCGTTGCGCGAGGCCATGAGCGAGGAAATGAGAAGAGACCCTTCCGTTTTTTTAATGGGCGAAGAGGTAGCCGAATACAACGGTGCTTATAAAGTCAGCCAAGGCATGCTGGATGAATTTGGACCCAAACGGGTAATCGATACACCTATTGCCGAACTTGGCTTTGGGGGAATTGGTGTGGGTGCTGCTATGAACGGCATACGCCCAATCGTTGAATTCATGACTTTCAATTTTTCGTTAGTAGCAATTGACCAGATCATTAACTCGGCTGCTAAAATGCTTTCCATGTCTGGTGGGCAGTTCAATATACCCATCGTGTTTCGAGGGCCAACAGGTAATGCAGGTATGCTGAGCTCACAGCACTCGCAAAACTTTGAAAATTGGTTTGCCAATACGCCAGGCTTAAAAGTGGTTGTGCCTTTCACGCCTTACGATGCAAAAGGTTTGTTGAAGACTTCCATTCGTGATAATGACCCGGTAATTTTTATGGAGTCAGAATTGATGTATGGCGATAAAGGAGAAGTGCCAACAGAAGAGTATTTGATTCCAATCGGGGTAGCAGATATTAAACGAGCAGGCACAGATGTTACCATCGTTTCTTTCGGAAAAATTATGAAGGTGGTGCTGGCTGCTGCTATTGAATTGGAGAAAGAGGGTATTTCGGTTGAGGTGATTGACTTACGTTCTGTTCGGCCAATTGATTATGCTACCGTGGTGGAATCTGTAAAAAAGACCAACCGATTGGTGGTAGTGGAAGAAGCGTGGCCGTTGGCTGCCATCTCTTCTGAGATTACTTACCATGTTCAAAAACACGCATTCGATTATTTAGATGCCCCCATTCATCGCATTAACAGCTTGGATGTTCCGCTTCCCTATGCACCTACTTTGATTGATGAAATTTTGCCAAGTGTGGCAAGAACGGTAAAAGCGGTAAAAGCGGTTATGTATCGCGATTAA